The stretch of DNA GGCTCTCAAAGCTTATGCTGCGATGACCACATCTGCTGCAAAGGGTGCAGTTCGCAATATTTAATGAAGAGATATCGAAATTGATATTTCAAACCGTAGCATTCATACGTTGCTTAATGACGTTGAGATGAAGCAGCGTCGTGCTAAGATGGAAGCAAAAGGAAAAGGTGCTTGGCAACCGGTTGAGAAGCGTCAGCGTAAAGTTTCAAAGGCTCTCAAAGCTTATGCTGTGATGACCACATTTGCAGGGTGCAGTTCGTAATATTTGATAAGGAGATATCATAGAAATTGATATTCCATAGCTGTAGTATTTATTATGTTTGTTGATGTTGTTGAGATGAAGTGATTCGTATAAAGAGGATAGTACTCTGAAAGATTTTGCCGCATCTTTTGTACGATATTCTAAGCGAATTATTTTATGAATTCGGCGCTTATCAGAATATTTCGAGTCATCGTGAGGACAAGAAAAAAAGCAACTGAGGATTTTTTAGCAATTATATAAGATCGATAAAGCTGGATATAGCATTTCACCTTTCATGTCATATTCTGGTTTTATACGAGATGGCAATTTCCTAACTTATCTTATGAAAGATATTTATTATACTGGTGATATTATCTTGTTGTTCTCTACAATACTGTCATTGAGGAGTATGATATAAGAAAGCCTTCAACATTAAGTATTTTTAAAATGTGGGGTGAATATTTTAGATTTTCTTGTCAACTTTTGTGTTATTGAATCACATGACTGGTAAGCGAAGAGGAAAACATTAGAATCTGGACTGTCTACAGACCTGATTTGAATGAAAGTTTTCATCCTTTGAAGAGCTAGAAAGAATTCAAAAGTTTTTGAGGAAAATCAAATACTGCTGGATTTATTAGTATATTTCATTATCTGTTTCATGGAAAAATAGCAACAGAGCTCTTTATCGTTTAATCTTTATCGTAGAAAATGGATGACCCATTATCTATGAATTTATTATGCAAAATTGAATGGCACTCGAACATAGACAGCTTTAAACCAAAACTGTCTGCGATGATAACAAGAGTATTGATCGTGAAAAAGAATAATTCATTAGATATTGTATATTTGCAAGATGGAGGGAACTTACAATCTTTGCAAAAAATGACTGTTGTTTAAGAGTCGATATTGATCAATTTTTTGTATAAGAGCTAACCTTGTTCTAAGGAAATATTAGAATGCGTAGGATTTTTTCTCTCTATGCTTATCAAAATATGTTGTCCAGAAAAGCGATGGGAATACAGTAAACAACTATTTTAAGCTGAAACATATCAAAAAAGGGCGCTTTAATATTAAGAAAGCTTTTTAATAAAAAAACATCTGTTTTCTATAGACCGTTATTTTTTTCAAGCTGTTTTAGGTGGTAAATTGCTTCTAAAGCTTGCTTAGGGGAGAGCTCATCGGGATGAATATTTTTTAAAGCTTCGTGAAGTGCATCATGTTTGTTTTTTTCTTCGTTGAGGGAAGAGGTTGCTTTAAGAGAAAAGAGAGGTAAATCATCAATGAGTTTGTGTCCTTTTCCAGCCATTTCACCTTGTTCTAATTGATGAAGAACATCTGTCGCTCGTGTAATAACGGCTGGAGGAAGTCCAGCAAGCTTTGCAACCTGTACACCATAGGATCGGTCTGCCGCTCCTGGTGTGACCTCATGAAGAAAAACCACATCACCATCCCAATTTTTGACTTTCATGGTGACATTATGCAGTCTGTCAAGTTTTTCGGTAAGAGCGGTCATTTCATGAAAATGGGTAGCGAGAATAGCACGACAGTGATTAACTTCATGGAGATATTCAACGGCTGCCCAAGCAATAGAAAGTCCATCAAAGGTTGATGTTCCACGTCCTATTTCATCAAGAATAACAAGAGAATGGTGACTTGCATGATTGAGAATCGTTGCTGTTTCAACCATTTCCATCATAAAGGTTGAGCGCCCCCGTGCAAGATCATCGGAAGCACCAACGCGACTAAACAGGCGATCAACGACGCCAATATGTGCTGAAGTTGCTGGAACAAAGGACCCCATTTGTGCCATAATAGCAATGAGAGCATTTTGCCGCAAAAAAGTTGATTTTCCTCCCATATTAGGCCCTGTCAAAAGCCAGATTGCTGCATATTGCTGGTTTTCTTGTACAGAGAGATCACAATCATTGGCAACGAAGGGTTCGGCTGCTTGTTTACGGAGTGCTTGCTCAACGACAGGATGGCGTCCTGCTGTAATATGAAAGGTTAGTGAATGATCAATTTTAGGGCGACAATATCCTTGTTCTTCAGCAAGATATGCTAAAGCAACAGACACATCTAAAATAGCAAGCGCTTCAGCGGCTTTACGAATAAACTCAACTTGTTCAATAATTTCCTGAACAAGAGTATCAAAGATCTCTAGTTCAAGGGTTAATGCGTGATTGGCAGCATGGGCAATACGGCTTTCAAGGTCAGCAAGCTCTGTTGTTGTAAAACGCATAGCGTTTGCCATTGTTTGTCGATGAATAAAACGAGCTTTAGCTTGTGGATTATTTGTAAGGCCAGATGCTTGTGTACTGGTGATTTCAATAAAGTAGCCTAGAATATTATTATGCTTGATTTTAAGAGTCTTAATATCTGTTTCTTGGGCATATTGTGCTTGAAGCTCAGCAATAACACGGCGAGATTCATCTCGTAAAGCACGCATTTCATCGAGTTCTTTATGATAATTGGAGCGAATAAAACCACCATCACGTTTAAGCAGAGGGAGATCATCAGCCAATGCTTGTTCTAAATGGCAATGTAAAGAAACGGGTAAGTTTGAGAATATTTGTTGTACATCACTTATTTCTTGAGGCAGAAGCTCATTATTAAGAATTTGATTCAATTCACGAATGATCTCAAAGCCGCGCTGGATTGTTGCCATATCGCGGGGACCTCCTCGTCCAAGAGCCAAACGTGAAACGGCGCGGGGCATATCTGGTCCCCCTTTTAAAACGAGTTTTATCGCTTCTGCAAGAGAAGGATTACGGAGAAAAAAATCAATAGAATCCAAGCGTGTATCAATCGCTGAAGGGGTGGTGAGGGGAGCAATAAGACGATCGATAAGAAGGCGTGATCCTCCTCCTGTTACAGTGCGGTCAATCGCTTTCAATAAGCTTCCATCCCGTTGACCTGATGTTGTTCGAATAAGTTCAAGGCTTAGTCTAGTTGCAGCATCGATAAAAAGGGTAGCACTTTCATTTTGGCGCTCAGGTTGCATGAGGGGAGGACGATGCGTGATTTGTGTTTTTTCGATATAACGAATAGCAGCCACGATGGCAGAGAGTTCGCAGCGTGAATAATCGGCAACACCTTCAAGTGTTGAAAGTTTAAAATAAGTGCAAATATCGCGTTCAGCGGTGAGGGTATCAAAGAGACAAGCTGGTTGTGGTGATACGATATGATCAAGAACATTAAAAAGTGATTTGTGGGATTTATCATGAAAAAAGGCATCAGCAACAATAATTTCTTGCGGATCCACACGCATAATATCTGCTAAAAGTTTTTCTTGTCGGCTTTCTGTTACACGAAATATGCCTGTTGAAATATCAATCCAAGAAAGGGCAAAATCCTCTCCATCGCTGGTTTTTATACGGGAGAGTGTCATCAAATAATTTGCACGTGTTGGATCAAGGAGTTTTTCTTCTGTTATTGTTCCAGGGGTTACAAGGCGAACAACATCACGCCGAACAACAGATTTTGATCCCCGTTTTTTTGCCTCAGCAGGATCTTCTGTTTGTTCACAAACAGCAACGCGATAACCACAAGCAATCAGTTTTTGCAAATAATCGTCTGCCGCGTGAACTGGAACACCACACATAGGAATATCTTGCCCTAAATGTTTTCCGCGTGCTGTGAGTGTGATTCCTAAAGCCTGAGCAGCTTCAATTGCATCATTAAAAAATAATTCATAAAAATCCCCCATTCGGTAAAAAAGAAGGGAATCATGATGGACGGCTTTGATTTCTATGTATTGCTCCATCATGGGGGTAGGACGTTCTTGAGAGGAAGCGAATGAGGAGGCAGGCTGTGGAATTAAATTATTTTTATGGTCGTTTTTTTTATCCATTTTTACGTGGCCCGTTCCCTTTAACTGAAGCTTTTAGTCTTTTTTTATTTACTTCAATATTTATTTATCTCTAAATTGAAACGCATCATCAGATTTGCTAAGGCAAGAATAGCGATTTCTAACATATGAATCAAATTTAATGACTATACGCATTATCAAGCAAAATTTACACTGTTTTTGGAGAAAATAAAGTGAGATGAAAAAGAGCGAGCAGGATCAAAAAACACCTCAAGTGATTTACAGTGCGAGCGAACGAGAAGCTCTTGATTTTCATAGTCGTGGTCGACCAGGAAAACTTGAGATTGTTGCAACAAAGTCTATGGCAACACAACATGATTTAGCCCTTGCTTATTCACCAGGTGTTGCAGTTCCAGTGAAGGCAATTGCTCAAAATCCGGCTCTTGCTTACGATTATACAGCAAAAGGCAATCTTGTTGCTGTTGTTTCAAATGGTACAGCTATCTTAGGGTTAGGCAATTTAGGTGCCCTTGCCTCTAAGCCGGTTATGGAAGGCAAAGCAGTGCTGTTCAAGCGTTTTGCGGATATTGATTCCATTGATTTAGAAATTGATATCAATGATACGGAAAGTTTTATCAATTTGGTACGCCATTTAGAACCTTCTTTTGGTGGCATCAATCTTGAAGATATTAAGGCACCTGAGTGCTTTATGATTGAAAGTCGTCTACGTGAAGTGATGAACATTCCTGTTTTTCACGATGATCAACATGGTACAGCAATTATTGCGGCTGCCGGTGTTCTCAATGCTTTGACTTTAACAGGACGCGATATGCAAAATACGCGGTTAGTCTGTAATGGTGCTGGTTCCGCTGGGATTGCTTGTCTTGAACTGATTAAAGCAATGGGCTTTCCTTCTGAAAATATCATATTATGTGATACAAAGGGTGTGGTTTATGAAGGTCGTCAAGAGGGGATGAATCAGTGGAAATCTACGCATGCTATTCGAACCGATAAACGTACGCTTGTGGAAGCAATGGAAGGGGCCGATATATTTTTTGGGGTTTCTGCGAAAGGTGCATTGACTGCTGAAATGGTAAAATCCATGGCGCCACAGCCAATCATTTTTGCTATGGCCAATCCGGATCCAGAAATTACGCCGGAAGAGGTTTTCCAAGTGCGTCAGGATGCCATTATCGCAACAGGACGTTCCGATTATCCAAATCAGATTAATAATGTTCTTTGTTTTCCTTATATATTTCGTGGTGCCCTTGATGTACGTGCAACGGTTATTAATGAAGAGATGAAAATTGCTGCAGCAAGAGCTCTTGCCGATTTAGCGCATGAGGAAGTTCCTGACAGCGTTGCAGAAGCTTATCGCGGAAAGCGATTAAAATTTGGTCCTAATTATATCATCCCTGTTCCTTTTGATCCGCGTTTATTCACGGTTGTTTCAAGTGCGGTAGCAAAAGCAGCAATGGAAAGCGGTGTCGCGCAAAAGAACATAGATGATTTAGAGGCTTATGAGCGCGATTTGAATGCAAGACGTGATCCTATTTCTTCGATGATGCGAGGAGTTTATCACCATGTACGTCAAGCACCAAAACAAATTGTCTTTGCAGAAGGTGAAGAAGAGCAAGTCATGCGGGCTGCTGTTTCCTATGTTCATCAAAAATTAGGACAAGCGATTTTGGTTGGTCGTGAAGAGCAAGTCAGAGAAACGGCTGTTACTGCTGGAATTGATTTGGAGCGTGAAGGTATCTCACTGATGAATGCCAAGCTTTCCTGTCGTACAGATGCTTATGCGAATTATCTTTATA from Bartonella tribocorum CIP 105476 encodes:
- the mutS gene encoding DNA mismatch repair protein MutS, which encodes MDKKNDHKNNLIPQPASSFASSQERPTPMMEQYIEIKAVHHDSLLFYRMGDFYELFFNDAIEAAQALGITLTARGKHLGQDIPMCGVPVHAADDYLQKLIACGYRVAVCEQTEDPAEAKKRGSKSVVRRDVVRLVTPGTITEEKLLDPTRANYLMTLSRIKTSDGEDFALSWIDISTGIFRVTESRQEKLLADIMRVDPQEIIVADAFFHDKSHKSLFNVLDHIVSPQPACLFDTLTAERDICTYFKLSTLEGVADYSRCELSAIVAAIRYIEKTQITHRPPLMQPERQNESATLFIDAATRLSLELIRTTSGQRDGSLLKAIDRTVTGGGSRLLIDRLIAPLTTPSAIDTRLDSIDFFLRNPSLAEAIKLVLKGGPDMPRAVSRLALGRGGPRDMATIQRGFEIIRELNQILNNELLPQEISDVQQIFSNLPVSLHCHLEQALADDLPLLKRDGGFIRSNYHKELDEMRALRDESRRVIAELQAQYAQETDIKTLKIKHNNILGYFIEITSTQASGLTNNPQAKARFIHRQTMANAMRFTTTELADLESRIAHAANHALTLELEIFDTLVQEIIEQVEFIRKAAEALAILDVSVALAYLAEEQGYCRPKIDHSLTFHITAGRHPVVEQALRKQAAEPFVANDCDLSVQENQQYAAIWLLTGPNMGGKSTFLRQNALIAIMAQMGSFVPATSAHIGVVDRLFSRVGASDDLARGRSTFMMEMVETATILNHASHHSLVILDEIGRGTSTFDGLSIAWAAVEYLHEVNHCRAILATHFHEMTALTEKLDRLHNVTMKVKNWDGDVVFLHEVTPGAADRSYGVQVAKLAGLPPAVITRATDVLHQLEQGEMAGKGHKLIDDLPLFSLKATSSLNEEKNKHDALHEALKNIHPDELSPKQALEAIYHLKQLEKNNGL
- a CDS encoding NADP-dependent malic enzyme — translated: MKKSEQDQKTPQVIYSASEREALDFHSRGRPGKLEIVATKSMATQHDLALAYSPGVAVPVKAIAQNPALAYDYTAKGNLVAVVSNGTAILGLGNLGALASKPVMEGKAVLFKRFADIDSIDLEIDINDTESFINLVRHLEPSFGGINLEDIKAPECFMIESRLREVMNIPVFHDDQHGTAIIAAAGVLNALTLTGRDMQNTRLVCNGAGSAGIACLELIKAMGFPSENIILCDTKGVVYEGRQEGMNQWKSTHAIRTDKRTLVEAMEGADIFFGVSAKGALTAEMVKSMAPQPIIFAMANPDPEITPEEVFQVRQDAIIATGRSDYPNQINNVLCFPYIFRGALDVRATVINEEMKIAAARALADLAHEEVPDSVAEAYRGKRLKFGPNYIIPVPFDPRLFTVVSSAVAKAAMESGVAQKNIDDLEAYERDLNARRDPISSMMRGVYHHVRQAPKQIVFAEGEEEQVMRAAVSYVHQKLGQAILVGREEQVRETAVTAGIDLEREGISLMNAKLSCRTDAYANYLYKKMQRQGWLLRDCHRRINNDRNYFAACMVALGDADAMVTGVTRNYETALVDIRRAIDEKPKERLIGISMAICRGRTVFIADTAVYENPNAEELADIAEQTASFVRGFGYHPRVAFLAFSTFGYMKGKTTQQIQDAINILHERKVDFEFDGEMSADVALNSKLMQQYPFMGLTEPANILVMPGYHASSIASKMLQELGEATIIGPILIGLEKSVQIVPFSGNDTDVVNIAMLAAYHAAKVV